The proteins below are encoded in one region of Bdellovibrio bacteriovorus:
- a CDS encoding diacylglycerol/lipid kinase family protein has protein sequence MKKILVLVNPKARQGHLVEEEITAWLKENGYEVLDHKSTPKRPMTEVIDDFAKESPIVLVSGGDGSVREALPALIRHNLPLLLIPSGTANNLARTLNIPTNTKDALELLKTGQIHVVDTGIVNGIPFMNVVGLGLSTQVNRVVQADLKRWLGVFAFILTAIKVLLRMTPFWVQLEFDGKTHNAFSWQVSICNGRNYGNGLVIHKDASLEDATLHGLSTETKKWWHSFILIPALITGKFKHENDVTSFSGQTIQLRTKRTMHVDVDGDVRTTTPLKIRVLPRSLRIFIPVESNQT, from the coding sequence ATGAAAAAGATCCTCGTGTTGGTCAACCCCAAGGCTCGTCAAGGCCACTTGGTCGAGGAGGAAATTACGGCGTGGCTGAAAGAAAACGGCTATGAGGTGTTGGATCACAAGAGCACACCGAAACGTCCGATGACAGAAGTTATTGATGACTTCGCAAAAGAAAGTCCTATCGTGCTTGTCTCGGGTGGCGATGGTTCCGTGCGCGAAGCCTTGCCGGCTCTGATACGCCACAACCTTCCATTGCTTTTAATTCCCTCAGGAACCGCCAATAACTTAGCTCGAACTTTGAATATTCCAACAAACACCAAAGACGCTTTGGAACTTTTAAAAACCGGACAGATCCACGTCGTTGATACCGGCATCGTGAATGGCATTCCATTTATGAACGTAGTTGGATTAGGTTTAAGTACTCAAGTCAATCGAGTCGTGCAAGCAGACCTCAAGCGCTGGTTGGGTGTTTTTGCATTTATACTCACTGCTATCAAAGTATTATTACGAATGACACCCTTTTGGGTTCAATTGGAGTTCGATGGAAAAACCCACAATGCTTTTTCATGGCAAGTCAGTATTTGCAACGGAAGAAATTACGGAAACGGCCTGGTCATTCACAAAGACGCTTCTTTAGAAGACGCCACTTTACACGGTCTTAGCACCGAAACAAAAAAATGGTGGCATTCCTTTATTTTAATTCCCGCTTTGATCACCGGGAAGTTCAAGCACGAGAATGATGTAACAAGTTTTTCAGGTCAGACAATTCAACTTCGCACCAAACGCACCATGCACGTGGACGTAGATGGTGATGTGCGCACAACCACACCTCTTAAAATCCGCGTGCTACCTCGATCACTCCGTATTTTTATTCCCGTGGAATCAAATCAGACCTAA
- a CDS encoding metallophosphoesterase family protein: MKRVLHISDLHFGRIHPPAIEALENFLAAQQQKLDLIVMTGDWTQRARKGQYQAAAEFIKRSPFPVLTIPGNHDIPLYNFVARLVQPLRNYNRFIRSVTTDTFEDPEMVIVGFRTASVFRPVEGRVLKKDIERAEKVFSNAPDSALRVIACHHPLFQPKDLARIQPEYLANRVLALKPHLVLSGHSHLNWVATVKDEEGHQILHISAGSATSDRLRGEVNSFHIITTENAGVNIETYFLSEEGFVIPKGEVHKSVRWEPFINL, translated from the coding sequence ATGAAGAGAGTTCTGCATATTTCTGATCTCCACTTCGGGCGCATTCATCCTCCGGCCATTGAGGCGCTTGAAAATTTTTTGGCGGCTCAACAACAAAAGTTGGATCTGATCGTCATGACGGGGGATTGGACCCAACGGGCTCGCAAAGGCCAATATCAGGCCGCGGCCGAGTTCATCAAACGGTCTCCCTTTCCAGTATTAACGATTCCCGGAAATCACGATATTCCTTTGTACAATTTCGTCGCGCGTCTGGTGCAGCCTTTGAGAAACTACAATCGTTTTATCCGCAGTGTGACGACTGACACTTTTGAAGATCCCGAAATGGTGATCGTGGGATTCCGTACGGCCAGTGTTTTTCGTCCCGTTGAAGGACGCGTTTTAAAAAAAGATATCGAACGCGCGGAAAAGGTTTTTTCAAATGCGCCCGACTCGGCCCTGCGGGTGATTGCATGCCATCATCCTTTGTTTCAACCTAAAGACCTGGCTCGCATCCAGCCTGAATATCTGGCGAATCGAGTCTTGGCTCTGAAGCCGCATTTGGTTTTAAGTGGGCATTCGCACTTAAATTGGGTGGCCACCGTCAAAGATGAAGAGGGCCATCAGATTTTGCACATATCTGCAGGAAGCGCGACATCAGATCGCTTGCGCGGAGAGGTTAATAGCTTTCATATTATCACCACTGAAAATGCGGGTGTGAATATTGAAACGTATTTTCTTTCCGAGGAAGGTTTTGTGATCCCGAAGGGCGAAGTGCACAAGTCCGTCAGATGGGAGCCATTTATAAACCTGTAA